Proteins from a single region of Methanotorris igneus Kol 5:
- the mtxX gene encoding methanogenesis marker protein Mmp4/MtxX — protein sequence MYAIGIGEKKDEVLKAYNKLREEGIEVELINNPKTLVDKLLNREIDGAVRGSLSSSKVIPYLREKVGKFYRASILKNPFNGEIFLLSPVGIDDIREDKEGRVKDKIELINYAVNFLKRNNIEPKIALLSGGRLSDYGRSREVDKTIEECEEILRHFKKTDEKLDIRHNGILIEEVLKKGCNIIIAPDGISGNLMFRCLGLVCNLEGYGAILLSKEEINFFDTSRNATWKRYYNAIKFMEKLIKIK from the coding sequence ATGTATGCCATTGGAATTGGTGAAAAGAAGGATGAAGTTTTAAAAGCATACAACAAACTAAGAGAAGAGGGTATCGAAGTTGAGTTAATCAATAATCCAAAAACTTTGGTCGATAAATTGTTAAATAGGGAAATAGATGGAGCAGTTAGGGGATCTCTTTCATCATCAAAGGTTATTCCTTACCTAAGGGAAAAAGTTGGTAAATTTTATAGGGCATCAATCTTGAAGAACCCATTTAATGGAGAAATTTTTTTGCTCTCTCCTGTAGGAATCGATGATATAAGGGAAGATAAGGAAGGAAGAGTTAAGGACAAAATTGAATTGATAAACTATGCAGTTAATTTTTTAAAGAGGAACAATATTGAGCCAAAAATTGCTCTATTATCTGGAGGAAGGTTATCTGATTATGGAAGGAGCAGAGAAGTTGATAAAACCATTGAAGAATGTGAAGAAATTTTAAGACACTTTAAAAAAACAGATGAAAAACTTGATATAAGACATAATGGAATATTGATAGAGGAAGTTTTAAAAAAGGGTTGCAACATAATAATTGCTCCAGATGGAATTAGTGGGAATTTGATGTTTAGGTGTTTAGGATTGGTTTGTAATTTGGAAGGGTATGGTGCTATTTTGTTAAGTAAGGAGGAAATAAATTTCTTTGACACAAGTAGAAATGCAACATGGAAAAGATACTACAATGCTATAAAATTTATGGAAAAATTAATAAAGATTAAATGA
- the uppS gene encoding polyprenyl diphosphate synthase codes for MFLLIKLYNLLSKMGILKIYEKILEKEIDRSRVPKHVGIIMDGNRRTAKELKKPVTYGHYLGAEKVREVLKWCIDLDIKIVTVYAFSMENFRRPKEEVKALMELFKKKFIEVAKDEDIHKYKVRVRAIGRINKLPKDVQDAIKYAEEKTKNYSNYFLNIAIAYGGQQEIVDAVKKIAKKIKNNELDIEDITEETISKHLYTANLPYPNPDLIIRTSGEERISNFLTWQSSYSELYFCETYWPLFRKIDFLRAIRDYQRRERRFGR; via the coding sequence ATGTTTTTGTTGATAAAGTTGTACAATCTTTTAAGTAAAATGGGCATTTTAAAAATTTATGAAAAAATCCTTGAAAAAGAGATAGATAGGAGCAGAGTTCCAAAACACGTGGGAATTATAATGGATGGAAATAGAAGGACAGCAAAGGAATTAAAAAAACCTGTAACTTATGGGCATTATTTGGGGGCGGAAAAAGTTAGAGAAGTTTTAAAATGGTGCATTGATTTAGATATTAAGATTGTTACTGTATATGCATTTTCTATGGAAAATTTTAGAAGACCTAAAGAGGAAGTGAAAGCACTAATGGAATTATTTAAAAAGAAGTTTATTGAAGTTGCTAAGGATGAAGATATACACAAATATAAAGTTAGAGTTAGGGCTATTGGAAGAATTAATAAGTTACCAAAAGATGTTCAAGATGCAATAAAATATGCAGAAGAAAAAACAAAAAATTATTCAAATTATTTTCTCAATATTGCGATTGCCTATGGTGGGCAGCAAGAGATTGTTGATGCGGTAAAGAAAATAGCAAAAAAGATTAAAAACAATGAACTGGATATTGAGGATATAACAGAAGAAACTATTTCAAAACACTTATATACTGCTAATCTTCCCTATCCAAATCCAGATTTAATTATTAGAACTTCTGGGGAAGAGAGAATTAGCAATTTTTTAACATGGCAATCTTCTTACTCAGAACTGTATTTTTGTGAAACATATTGGCCGTTGTTTAGAAAGATTGATTTTTTAAGGGCTATAAGGGATTATCAAAGAAGAGAAAGGAGATTTGGTAGATAG
- a CDS encoding protease complex subunit PrcB family protein: MKRLFALVLAIISILTILLCGCIENETIDQDSNSNLSDMINNTNKINLNETKNLQENITIPFEIIEMGMFGKEKSRRFIHYIKNNKTVIEVYLGEKPNTGYSISITKIIKHNDKLIVYVNESYREGVHAMVITSPYEIVEVNGTYDNVVFELIGKDE, encoded by the coding sequence ATGAAAAGGTTGTTTGCTTTAGTTTTAGCTATTATTTCAATTTTAACAATACTGCTATGTGGATGCATAGAAAACGAAACTATAGACCAAGATTCAAATTCCAATTTAAGTGATATGATAAATAATACCAATAAAATTAATCTAAATGAAACCAAAAATTTACAGGAAAACATAACAATCCCTTTTGAAATTATTGAAATGGGAATGTTTGGAAAAGAAAAAAGTAGAAGATTTATTCACTACATAAAAAACAACAAAACAGTAATTGAAGTTTATTTGGGAGAAAAACCCAACACGGGTTATAGTATAAGCATAACAAAAATTATCAAACATAATGATAAACTTATCGTCTATGTGAATGAAAGTTATAGAGAAGGTGTGCATGCGATGGTAATTACCTCTCCTTATGAAATCGTGGAAGTTAATGGAACTTACGATAATGTTGTTTTTGAATTAATTGGGAAAGATGAATAA
- a CDS encoding MBL fold metallo-hydrolase, translating to MRVEIIFLGSGGGRWATITQTKATGGFRIHTEKTKLHVDPGPGALVRMRELKITPWGTNALFISHCHPDHYTDGEVIIEAMTRGMTQKNGVIISNFTVLEGFGDFENAISKYHQSKVLKRYILYPKDSAKVYDIELIATKTKHGDPYGIGARIKTKKGDIGYTGDTEYIDSLVEDFDGVRVFIANVVRKKNERIRGHLCSNDVIDLVNSMNKKPELIIMNHMGVKMTNPIKEANYIAENTETNVIPAKLGLKIELLEEGYLSYIIGQEKTV from the coding sequence TTGAGGGTTGAGATAATTTTTTTAGGTTCGGGTGGTGGAAGATGGGCAACTATCACACAAACAAAAGCTACTGGAGGGTTTCGGATTCACACTGAAAAAACAAAACTTCACGTAGATCCTGGTCCTGGGGCATTAGTTAGGATGAGAGAATTAAAAATAACCCCATGGGGGACAAATGCATTATTTATCTCCCATTGCCACCCTGACCATTACACCGATGGAGAAGTGATTATAGAGGCAATGACAAGAGGAATGACACAAAAAAATGGTGTAATAATTAGCAACTTTACAGTATTAGAGGGTTTTGGTGATTTTGAAAACGCAATATCAAAATACCACCAATCAAAGGTCTTGAAAAGATATATCCTATATCCAAAGGATTCTGCAAAAGTTTATGATATAGAATTGATTGCAACAAAAACAAAACACGGAGATCCTTATGGTATTGGAGCAAGAATAAAAACTAAGAAAGGAGATATCGGCTATACTGGAGATACGGAATATATAGATTCATTAGTTGAGGACTTCGATGGTGTTAGAGTTTTTATTGCAAATGTTGTTAGGAAAAAAAATGAACGAATAAGGGGGCATCTATGCTCAAATGATGTCATTGATTTAGTAAATTCAATGAACAAAAAGCCAGAGTTAATAATTATGAACCACATGGGAGTTAAGATGACTAACCCCATAAAGGAGGCAAATTATATTGCCGAGAATACTGAAACCAACGTAATACCAGCAAAATTAGGTTTAAAAATTGAGCTACTGGAAGAAGGGTATTTATCGTACATAATAGGTCAAGAAAAGACAGTTTAA
- a CDS encoding phosphoadenosine phosphosulfate reductase domain-containing protein — MRTILGKMHLKWCHYCNLPVLDKICNICGNEPVEVKLTPPGGARPAFEKEIEFIENLIKEQFGTKEDILKGRIVLMNKLPGNEDMQEIIIDGQVIAVLKYDNGWKIMPRLEGARRIVNAGGYKKIVVIKEDVIPYLLGRSSSVLRPGVTYVSEGIKKEDEVIILKKMNGKDEDVVAVGRAKMDYEEILNAEKGVVVKVRHAEEPRKANELKTSEKNLRELFKDMVKANEDVIRRFEENSVGFMRNTAKRINLPITVAYSGGKDSLTVLLLALKAFDKEEFDVLFTDTGLEFPETIKNVDIVQKTYGIKLIKEESNEFWEKLEEYGPPGRDYRWCSEICKLKPLKRLIDKHYPNGTLTFVGLRKYESFSRAKKPRVQKNPHIPKQINAMPIHNWSAMHVWLYILKNNAPYNKMYEKGFDRVGCYVCPAMELGEIDKVKREYPELWEKWEKFLRKWAEKHGYGEKWIKELWRWKNPNKRKNK; from the coding sequence ATGAGGACGATATTGGGGAAAATGCACTTAAAATGGTGTCATTACTGCAACTTACCAGTTTTAGATAAGATTTGCAATATCTGTGGAAATGAACCCGTTGAGGTTAAATTAACCCCTCCAGGGGGTGCGAGACCGGCATTCGAAAAAGAGATTGAGTTTATTGAGAATTTAATTAAAGAGCAGTTTGGAACTAAAGAAGATATTTTAAAGGGTAGGATTGTTTTGATGAATAAACTTCCAGGAAATGAAGACATGCAAGAAATCATTATTGATGGGCAAGTTATTGCTGTCCTAAAATACGATAATGGATGGAAGATAATGCCAAGACTTGAAGGGGCAAGAAGGATAGTAAATGCAGGGGGTTATAAGAAAATTGTTGTTATAAAAGAGGATGTTATCCCCTACCTTTTGGGTAGAAGTTCCTCTGTTTTAAGGCCAGGAGTAACTTATGTCTCTGAGGGCATTAAAAAAGAGGATGAAGTTATTATCCTTAAGAAAATGAATGGTAAGGATGAAGATGTTGTAGCAGTTGGTAGGGCAAAGATGGATTATGAGGAAATCCTAAATGCAGAGAAAGGTGTTGTTGTAAAGGTTAGACATGCAGAAGAGCCAAGAAAAGCAAATGAATTAAAAACTTCTGAAAAGAATTTAAGAGAGTTGTTTAAGGATATGGTTAAGGCAAATGAGGATGTTATAAGAAGATTTGAGGAGAACTCAGTTGGATTCATGAGAAATACTGCAAAGAGGATAAACTTGCCTATAACTGTTGCATATTCTGGTGGAAAAGATAGCTTGACCGTCTTGTTGTTGGCATTGAAGGCGTTTGATAAAGAGGAATTTGATGTCTTATTTACAGATACTGGGTTGGAGTTCCCAGAAACCATAAAAAATGTTGATATTGTGCAAAAAACTTATGGTATAAAGTTAATAAAAGAGGAATCCAACGAGTTTTGGGAAAAATTGGAGGAGTATGGGCCTCCTGGGAGAGATTATAGGTGGTGCAGTGAGATTTGTAAACTAAAGCCTTTAAAGAGATTGATTGATAAACACTATCCAAATGGAACGTTAACTTTTGTTGGATTGAGGAAGTATGAGTCATTTAGCAGAGCAAAAAAACCAAGAGTTCAAAAAAACCCTCATATTCCAAAACAAATAAATGCAATGCCAATTCACAACTGGAGCGCTATGCACGTTTGGCTCTACATACTTAAAAACAACGCTCCATACAACAAGATGTATGAGAAAGGATTTGATAGGGTTGGATGCTATGTATGTCCCGCTATGGAATTGGGAGAAATCGACAAGGTTAAAAGAGAATACCCAGAATTGTGGGAGAAATGGGAGAAATTTTTGAGGAAGTGGGCTGAAAAGCATGGATATGGTGAAAAGTGGATAAAAGAGTTGTGGAGATGGAAAAATCCAAATAAACGCAAAAATAAATAA
- a CDS encoding MoaD/ThiS family protein produces MELVIRLFAKYRELYGEKIKITIDKNELTLKELLNILNENSINIKDDFYQGKAIISVNCDVVNSDDVVIKASDEIVIYPPVSGG; encoded by the coding sequence ATGGAGTTGGTTATAAGATTATTTGCAAAATATAGGGAACTTTATGGGGAGAAAATTAAAATAACTATTGATAAAAATGAGCTAACACTAAAAGAATTACTTAATATATTGAATGAAAATTCTATAAACATTAAGGATGATTTTTACCAGGGAAAAGCAATAATCTCTGTAAATTGTGATGTTGTGAATTCTGATGATGTTGTTATTAAGGCATCCGATGAAATCGTTATCTATCCACCAGTTTCTGGAGGATAA
- the purF gene encoding amidophosphoribosyltransferase, with translation MCGIFGVYSNERINVAKKIYYGLFALQHRGQEGAGIATSDGRGFHHHKGIGLVSEVFTNNELQSLYGYIGIGHVRYSTTGDSTIENCQPFVVKSSFGPIAIAHNGDIVNSTILKRELERMGHIFISSTDSEVIAQLLVRELLKTEDIIEAIKNTAKRLIGAYSLLIMFNDKLIAVRDPNGFKPLCIGRDENCIYFASENCALDTVNAEFVRDIKPGEIVMVDDGEIKCYEIEKPCEEVNTELNLPVNDCIYNNCVSTCMFEYVYFARPDSIIDGISVYEVRRKIGRILAKEHPCDADIVSPVPDSGITFALGYSEELGIPYYEGLIKNRYVGRTFILPTQEERDLAVRLKLNPVKSILKDKKVVLVDDSIVRGTTSRRIVNMLKKAGAKEVHLRIGSPRIISPCFYGIDMATKEELIASSKTDEEICKYVNADSLGYLSIEGLVKAIGRKDLCLACVSGCYPTDVSCKFK, from the coding sequence ATGTGCGGGATATTTGGTGTTTATTCTAACGAAAGGATAAATGTTGCAAAAAAGATATACTACGGATTATTCGCTTTACAACATAGAGGGCAGGAAGGAGCAGGTATTGCTACAAGTGACGGGAGAGGGTTCCACCACCACAAAGGTATAGGCCTTGTGTCAGAGGTCTTTACAAACAACGAACTCCAATCATTATATGGGTATATAGGTATTGGTCATGTTAGATATTCAACAACAGGGGATAGCACAATTGAAAACTGTCAGCCATTTGTTGTTAAAAGTTCATTTGGTCCAATAGCAATAGCACATAATGGAGATATTGTAAACTCAACTATTTTAAAGAGAGAATTGGAAAGAATGGGACATATATTCATTTCATCAACAGATTCAGAGGTTATTGCGCAACTCCTTGTTAGAGAATTGTTAAAAACTGAAGATATTATTGAGGCAATAAAGAACACAGCAAAGAGGTTGATTGGAGCTTATTCTTTGTTGATAATGTTCAACGATAAACTCATAGCAGTTAGGGACCCAAATGGCTTTAAACCACTATGTATAGGAAGGGATGAAAATTGCATATACTTTGCATCAGAGAATTGTGCATTAGATACTGTTAATGCTGAATTCGTTAGAGATATTAAGCCTGGAGAAATTGTTATGGTTGATGATGGGGAAATTAAGTGTTATGAAATTGAAAAACCTTGTGAGGAGGTAAATACAGAATTAAATCTTCCAGTAAACGATTGTATTTATAATAATTGTGTTTCCACATGCATGTTTGAATACGTCTATTTTGCAAGACCTGATTCAATAATTGATGGAATAAGTGTCTATGAAGTGAGGAGAAAAATTGGAAGAATATTGGCAAAAGAACACCCATGTGATGCTGATATTGTTTCCCCAGTTCCAGATTCAGGTATTACATTTGCACTTGGGTATTCTGAGGAGTTAGGCATTCCTTATTATGAAGGATTGATAAAAAATAGGTATGTTGGAAGGACTTTTATTCTCCCAACACAAGAAGAGAGGGACTTAGCGGTTAGATTAAAATTAAACCCTGTAAAGAGCATATTAAAAGATAAAAAGGTAGTTTTGGTTGACGATAGTATTGTTAGGGGAACAACATCAAGAAGAATAGTGAATATGTTAAAAAAGGCAGGAGCAAAAGAAGTGCATTTAAGAATTGGTTCTCCAAGGATAATATCCCCATGCTTCTATGGTATAGATATGGCTACAAAAGAAGAATTAATTGCATCATCCAAAACAGATGAAGAAATCTGCAAATATGTAAACGCTGATTCACTTGGTTATTTAAGTATTGAGGGACTAGTAAAAGCAATTGGAAGAAAGGATTTATGTTTAGCATGTGTAAGTGGATGTTATCCAACTGATGTCTCTTGTAAGTTCAAATAA
- a CDS encoding 50S ribosomal protein L37e, producing the protein MSKGTPSQGRKNKGSYHIRCRRCGRRAYHIRKKVCAACGFGRSKRIRRYSWQWKKVNGQRLK; encoded by the coding sequence ATGTCCAAAGGTACCCCTTCACAGGGTAGGAAAAACAAAGGTTCCTATCATATAAGATGCAGAAGATGCGGAAGAAGAGCATACCACATAAGGAAGAAAGTATGTGCAGCATGTGGATTTGGAAGAAGTAAGAGAATAAGAAGATACTCATGGCAATGGAAAAAAGTAAACGGGCAAAGATTAAAATAA
- a CDS encoding CBS domain-containing protein: protein MKINKIINGKEIVTVYPTTTIRKTLVTMNEEGFRRIPVVDAGTNRVEGIVTSMDIVDFMGGGSKYNLIREKHNRNFIAAINEPVREIMEEDVITIKENAEIDDIIKTFLEKNVGGTPIVNNNNQLISLITERDVIRVLKDKISEEEKVMDYMTKKVIAATAGERLKDVARTMLRNGFRRLPVVSEGKLVGIITSTDFIKLLGSDWAFNHMQTGNVREITNVRMQDIMIKDVITAREEHSLKDVAEIMTSKNIGALPVVEDGELVGIITEKDIIKYFSN from the coding sequence TTGAAAATAAATAAAATAATCAATGGAAAAGAAATTGTAACCGTATACCCAACAACAACAATAAGAAAAACCTTAGTAACTATGAATGAGGAAGGTTTTAGAAGAATACCAGTTGTCGATGCTGGAACAAATAGAGTTGAAGGAATTGTTACTAGTATGGATATTGTGGATTTCATGGGGGGAGGTAGCAAATACAACTTAATAAGAGAAAAACATAACAGAAACTTTATAGCTGCCATTAACGAACCAGTGAGAGAAATTATGGAGGAAGATGTCATAACAATTAAAGAAAATGCTGAGATTGATGATATTATAAAGACATTTTTAGAAAAAAATGTTGGTGGAACACCAATAGTAAATAATAACAACCAACTCATCTCACTTATTACCGAGAGAGATGTAATTAGAGTATTGAAGGATAAAATTAGCGAGGAAGAAAAAGTTATGGATTATATGACAAAAAAAGTTATTGCGGCTACTGCAGGAGAGAGATTAAAGGATGTTGCGAGAACAATGTTGAGAAATGGTTTTAGGAGATTGCCAGTAGTTAGTGAGGGTAAATTAGTCGGTATTATAACGTCAACAGATTTCATAAAATTACTTGGTAGTGATTGGGCATTTAACCACATGCAAACGGGAAATGTTAGGGAGATAACAAACGTTAGAATGCAAGATATTATGATTAAGGATGTTATTACAGCGAGAGAAGAACATAGCTTAAAGGATGTTGCTGAAATAATGACAAGCAAAAATATTGGGGCGTTACCAGTTGTTGAAGATGGGGAATTAGTTGGTATTATAACTGAAAAAGATATTATAAAGTATTTTAGCAATTAA
- a CDS encoding MnmC family methyltransferase has protein sequence MLPNKKAIEIIRKYMGLAIDNNVFERDDFDEFGRKLVKELIDKNLLVKTEDGTYTLKAEDENELMHSKIGALKEAVEKFAIPSDIKGRRNPKILDLCSGFGYNAVAALHFNKDAEIDMVELCREVLFLSLCLNIPFKEHEIIKEAIKNFFKGKDAENSKIRIFNEDARKAIKRLDKKYDIVFHDAFSPQRDPILYTVDFLKEIYKKMNDNGVLISYSSSIPFRSGLVEAGFVISEGPSVGRKRGATIAYKNPSFDVSRIPEVDERVIALSTVGVPYRDEHLNATKEEIIKNREIEREKFKRKLMDLGKYYSTKKIKKGNIDEEFLKIQKMDLNSSEIIKRMRTLLLNPKNKL, from the coding sequence ATGTTACCAAATAAAAAAGCTATAGAAATTATAAGAAAGTATATGGGTTTAGCAATAGACAACAATGTCTTTGAAAGAGATGATTTCGATGAATTTGGAAGAAAATTAGTAAAGGAATTAATAGACAAAAATTTATTGGTTAAGACAGAGGATGGAACATACACTTTAAAAGCAGAGGATGAAAATGAACTAATGCATTCAAAAATAGGGGCATTAAAGGAGGCAGTTGAAAAATTTGCCATCCCATCCGACATAAAAGGTAGAAGAAATCCAAAGATTTTAGATTTGTGCAGTGGGTTTGGATACAATGCAGTTGCCGCACTACATTTCAACAAAGATGCAGAGATAGATATGGTTGAATTGTGTAGAGAGGTTTTATTTTTATCACTCTGCCTAAATATTCCATTTAAAGAGCATGAAATTATTAAAGAGGCAATAAAAAACTTTTTTAAAGGGAAAGATGCCGAAAACTCAAAAATTAGAATATTTAATGAAGATGCGAGAAAAGCCATAAAAAGATTGGATAAAAAGTATGATATTGTTTTTCATGATGCATTTTCTCCTCAAAGAGACCCAATTTTATACACTGTTGATTTTTTAAAGGAAATTTACAAAAAAATGAACGATAATGGGGTCTTGATATCTTATTCTTCCTCAATACCATTTAGAAGTGGATTAGTTGAGGCAGGGTTTGTTATTTCAGAGGGGCCAAGTGTTGGGAGGAAAAGAGGGGCAACAATTGCATACAAAAACCCATCTTTTGACGTTAGCAGGATTCCTGAAGTAGATGAGAGGGTTATAGCATTATCAACGGTAGGTGTTCCATATAGGGATGAGCATTTAAATGCCACAAAAGAAGAGATTATAAAGAATAGGGAGATTGAGAGGGAAAAATTTAAAAGAAAGTTGATGGATCTTGGAAAGTATTACTCAACTAAAAAAATTAAAAAGGGAAATATTGACGAAGAATTTTTAAAAATCCAAAAAATGGATTTAAACTCTTCTGAAATAATAAAAAGGATGAGAACGCTTTTATTAAACCCTAAAAATAAACTATAA
- a CDS encoding hydrogenase large subunit — protein sequence MYEGEIAIGPVHSTMLEPHRLRLFIEDEVVKDAELTIGVNHRGVERLMEGLPVEKACILCEKICGICSHIHLWSAVRVVERGCNIEVPERANYIRVIVEELERLHSHTLLFGHAFEILGHETMAMRAFMLREPIMQTFFDISGSRVHYSCPIIGGIRPRCNIKDSQIPTILERLEKFEEKLKKLMERTLNDPMLVSRMKDIGVLDRKTAAKYHAVGPTARGSGIKSDMRKMGYVPEYEPFEFEEILFDDGDVLSRIAVRFYECFESIKILKQALKALPQLPEKIYNGDYELYEFKPIDCYTEAQRGQQYYSYGLDSEGRVRHAKVRTPTATNLAAMEEILKDYHVTDAELIIASCDPCFTCTDRLIITKEYIK from the coding sequence ATGTATGAAGGAGAAATAGCAATAGGGCCAGTTCATTCAACAATGCTTGAACCACATAGATTAAGGCTTTTTATTGAGGATGAGGTTGTGAAGGATGCTGAACTAACAATAGGAGTTAACCATAGAGGTGTAGAGAGATTAATGGAAGGCCTTCCAGTTGAAAAAGCATGTATTTTATGTGAGAAAATCTGCGGGATTTGTTCACACATACATTTATGGAGTGCGGTGAGAGTTGTTGAGAGAGGATGCAACATAGAGGTTCCAGAGAGGGCAAATTATATCAGGGTTATTGTCGAGGAGTTAGAGAGATTACATTCCCATACATTGTTATTTGGGCACGCTTTTGAAATTCTTGGACATGAAACAATGGCAATGAGGGCTTTCATGCTTAGAGAGCCGATAATGCAGACGTTCTTTGATATAAGTGGTAGTAGAGTGCATTATTCATGCCCAATTATTGGAGGGATAAGGCCGAGATGCAATATAAAAGATAGCCAAATCCCAACGATTTTGGAGAGATTAGAAAAGTTTGAAGAAAAATTAAAAAAGTTAATGGAAAGAACATTAAATGACCCAATGCTCGTTTCGAGGATGAAGGATATTGGTGTTTTGGATAGAAAAACAGCAGCAAAATATCATGCAGTTGGGCCCACAGCAAGAGGAAGTGGGATAAAAAGTGATATGAGAAAAATGGGATATGTGCCAGAGTATGAGCCATTTGAGTTTGAAGAGATTTTATTTGATGATGGGGATGTTTTGTCAAGAATTGCTGTGAGATTTTATGAATGCTTTGAAAGTATTAAGATATTAAAACAGGCATTAAAAGCTCTCCCCCAACTACCAGAGAAAATTTACAATGGAGATTATGAGTTGTATGAATTTAAACCAATAGATTGTTATACTGAAGCACAAAGAGGACAGCAATATTACTCTTATGGTTTGGATAGTGAAGGGAGAGTAAGGCATGCAAAGGTTAGAACTCCAACAGCAACAAATTTGGCAGCGATGGAGGAAATTTTGAAGGATTATCATGTGACTGATGCAGAGTTAATCATTGCAAGTTGTGACCCCTGCTTTACATGCACAGATAGGCTGATAATAACGAAAGAGTACATCAAATAA